A stretch of the Sphaeramia orbicularis unplaced genomic scaffold, fSphaOr1.1, whole genome shotgun sequence genome encodes the following:
- the LOC115415754 gene encoding uncharacterized protein LOC115415754, whose translation MGCSPSKGKLFTKPGPQNGLLVEELQDSVDSRPTDGVNQHLKSEEKEIPLPTTEHMTSEPAWVSSDETDATNAAETEETKGNGMPQEILSEVLKTDEIKRTQRSKKHKANRKQRKSSIIKTKVDFPPQMVRAHQAAYTFLNPSISKFETLLGLLDQAAQTQLSLQPMMSALVLRFEEINQALEEMAEEGELMLKEHGDYMVLPSGMIGPKFMAIKANTETSGPPDPPPDLLQQLLQHSTEKMRHVGTSFQVLGDNTLEDAVEYFTSLAKLLVGKMRDKQVAEQRIVQVLARVEQATTRKSNPEDSALHSEDSGIGGENESLTGSERHRRHRGSAGSGSCGSGINFRGVLDNQPSNSLNLMDNNEYDEGDEEEEEDDDDENVDDEDGRQGRKRSNSSPPDPSQTLLYMRAKYMRNLMLETKRPLTAAAASNKPEALSAARCANSVMELRKSQRDLEGRMKKIQGNREIEGPHYNLYRAGLRRHSISGSGGAHKGPLKTNQLCTLPVLAPQTPKRPSVRRLINTFSQGVDGRPGQSLVNIPPHIKRPRKSGILPLSNIANSTEGFQVNNGNNNNNSWPDGKDDCDVDNLPPPAPEVLMDNSFKDSEGNPTNDSISQEGVVQGLPIINQKCGLSHRLRTSMQNMEVLPNRASIRSRSNISSVSPVRQDAEEEEQQESGRGQETEKTSCVYQQAQRIIPLHHATESVEKRQTGEQSGQRGSSPLQSSHALHESDMSRSSPVTAPPVSRVRLPPSCPSVRHRFPSPPVCRHPSSSSRPSSRPSSPRTVTRASESTAEEITLSMSFHDARSVFCQNETQNSQPWTSSGASVLPRPWGDTFRGRLSTRGMDNSSRRTQSEQRPSLTSYSEDGLTASTQATWKEQITTNQSSVTTPDNGWSNQSTAATTHWD comes from the coding sequence ATGGGCTGCTCTCCATCCAAAGGAAAGTTATTTACAAAACCAGGGCCTCAGAATGGTCTGTTGGTTGAAGAGCTGCAAGATTCTGTTGATTCTAGACCTACAGACGGTGTGAACCAACAtttgaaaagtgaagaaaaagaaattCCGCTACCCACTACAGAGCACATGACATCAGAGCCTGCATGGGTTAGCTCTGATGAAACAGATGCAACTAATGCAgcagaaactgaagaaacaaaAGGGAATGGGATGCCCCAAGAAATACTGAGTGAAGTCTTAAAAACAGATGAGATTAAAAGGACACAGAGAAGTAAGAAGCACAAAGCCAATCGAAAGCAGAGAAAGTCTTCCATTATCAAGACCAAAGTGGACTTTCCACCACAGATGGTGAGAGCTCACCAGGCAGCATACACCTTTCTGAATCCAAGTATCTCTAAATTTGAGACACTACTGGGGTTGCTGGACCAGGCTGCCCAGACCCAGCTGTCTCTGCAGCCCATGATGTCTGCTTTGGTTTTGCGTTTTGAAGAGATCAATCAAGCTCTAGAAGAGATGGCTGAAGAGGGGGAACTGATGCTGAAAGAGCATGGGGACTATATGGTTCTGCCATCTGGTATGATAGGGCCAAAGTTTATGGCCATTAAAGCTAACACTGAAACAAGTGGACCTCCTGATCCACCTCCAGATTTGCTCCAGCAACTGCTCCAGCATTCAACAGAGAAAATGAGGCATGTGGGAACCTCATTTCAGGTACTGGGTGACAATACTCTGGAGGATGCAGTGGAGTACTTCACTTCTCTTGCCAAACTTTTGGTTGGAAAGATGCGAGATAAGCAAGTTGCAGAGCAGAGAATTGTCCAAGTGCTTGCACGGGTGGAGCAGGCCACCACAAGGAAGTCCAACCCTGAAGATTCAGCACTGCACAGTGAGGACAGTGGAATTGGGGGAGAGAATGAGAGTTTGACGGGATCCGAAAGACATCGTCGGCACAGGGGGAGTGCAGGATCTGGAAGTTGTGGCTCTGGGATCAACTTTCGTGGAGTACTTGATAATCAACCCAGTAATTCACTCAACCTCATGGACAACAATGAATATGATGagggagatgaggaggaggaagaggatgacgaTGATGAGAATGTTGATGACGAAGATGGCAGACAAGGTCGGAAGAGATCGAACTCTTCTCCCCCAGATCCCAGTCAAACTCTTCTCTACATGCGTGCAAAATACATGCGAAATTTGATGCTGGAAACCAAACGGCcactcactgctgctgctgcctcaAATAAGCCTGAGGCTCTATCAGCTGCCAGATGTGCGAACTCAGTGATGGAGCTACGAAAAAGCCAGAGGGATTTAGAAGGGCGAATGAAAAAGATCCAAGGAAACAGAGAGATAGAAGGGCCTCATTATAATCTGTACAGGGCTGGACTTAGAAGACATTCAATCAGTGGGTCAGGAGGTGCACACAAAGGACCACTGAAGACAAATCAGCTGTGTACTTTACCAGTGTTAGCACCACAAACACCCAAGCGCCCCTCTGTCAGAAGGCTGATTAACACCTTTAGTCAAGGGGTGGATGGCAGACCGGGTCAGAGCCTCGTTAATATACCACCTCATATCAAAAGGCCCAGGAAAAGTGGAATCCTTCCATTATCAAACATTGCAAATAGCACCGAGGGATTTCAGGTCAACAAcggtaacaataacaataacagctGGCCTGATGGCAAGGATGACTGTGATGTAGACAACCTACCACCCCCGGCCCCAGAGGTTTTGATGGACAATTCCTTTAAGGATTCTGAGGGCAACCCAACAAATGACAGTATCTCCCAAGAAGGTGTAGTGCAGGGTCTTCCAATAATTAACCAGAAGTGTGGACTTTCCCATCGCCTGAGGACTTCCATGCAGAATATGGAAGTACTGCCAAACCGGGCAAGCATAAGGTCAAGATCAAATATTTCATCTGTCAGTCCTGTCAGGCAGGATgctgaagaagaagaacagcaagAATCTGGTCGGGGACAAGAAACAGAAAAGACCAGCTGTGTCTACCAACAGGCTCAGAGGATCATTCCTTTGCACCACGCGACAGAATCTGTTGAGAAAAGACAAACTGGAGAGCAAAGTGGACAGAGAGGATCTTCCCCTCTTCAAAGTAGTCATGCCCTCCATGAGAGTGACATGTCTCGCAGCTCACCTGTGACAGCACCGCCAGTCTCCAGAGTCCGCCTCCCCCCATCTTGCCCCTCTGTGCGCCACAGGTTTCCAAGCCCCCCTGTCTGCAGACATCCGTCTTCCAGCTCGAGGCCCTCATCTCGTCCAAGTTCACCGAGGACAGTGACTCGAGCCTCAGAAAGCACAGCTGAAGAAATTACTCTTTCTATGTCCTTTCATGATGCCCGTTCAGTCTTCTGTCAAAATGAGACACAAAACTCCCAGCCCTGGACCTCATCTGGAGCTTCTGTGCTTCCTAGGCCATGGGGAGACACTTTCAGAGGTAGGCTGTCCACAAGAGGGATGGACAACTCCAGCCGGCGCACACAGTCAGAGCAGAGACCCAGTTTGACCTCCTATTCAGAGGATGGTCTCACAGCCTCAACCCAGGCCACGTGGAAAGAGCAAATAACTACAAATCAAAG
- the olfcb1 gene encoding olfactory receptor CB1, which translates to MQLAHLCILLQTLAVMTANIAPLVRGCDCGAHSPGDVIIGMMFPSHHKVTALDERNQPESYQCSDFYLVSFMRSLATIHAIEEVNAAGVLPGLRLGYVMCDTCCHASKALQNVGRMLAVNGSVNVQCDYTDFRPKVKIVLGARYSEVSIAVAKLLSVYMIPLMSSTSSSPVLSDKQRYPVFLRTIPSDKHQTKALAKLMAHFSWNWVGVVYGDDDYGKAGFRSFVRDAEANGVCLAYQEVLPYYFDHEHSMLHVRQVAEKIRNSTAQVVLVMVRAELVDLLFKEMIRTNTSKTWIASDSWSINWSIARMDGINRVGDILGFSFVSGHSESFDNYLKNLRATPGGYNRFIEEYKNLRFNCTPECFSSKPPSYCPSPDVLKIKSDQACSFSDPQKQNDDYLVKALDTSEAFLERVAVWATANALKNLLKCNSSSCSGEKNFPPWKLLEELKKVKFEYEKQSFFFDESGDFVNGYDMLMWTKDGEHRKIEKKGRYYALDEQIELDVKLTWHSTTNFTVPESRCSERCGPGTSKKIVNVSCCYSCINCTEGFYSDDWDLHDCKKCPAGTGSLKGSKGCVPLQESYMRWVNAHPIAMMAATALGVLLLVGTFIIFLVYRKSPPMRRAEVTLSCVMMAGLSVSFSSVVCFMGKPNIHLCRARQVLYAMGFTLCVSCILVKAYRTFLVFIPFGPLIKRGLYKLYKPAPIVIIFTSVQGLICLFWMIFDSPDTETRHPPQSLKTVFQCSEGQTYIGFWHYVGLYSFAGIEWLPVGV; encoded by the exons atgcaGCTGGCTCATCTGTGCATCCTCCTCCAGACTCTGGCAGTCATGACGGCCAACATCGCACCGTTGGTCCGAGGCTGCGACTGTGGTGCCCATTCaccaggtgatgtcatcatagGGATGATGTTCCCGAGTCATCATAAAGTAACCGCCTTGGATGAACGGAACCAACCAGAAAGCTACCAATGTTCAGA tttttatttggtGTCCTTCATGAGATCCCTGGCAACAATTCATGCCATAGAGGAAGTGAATGCAGCTGGTGTCCTTCCAGGGCTGCGTCTCGGATATGTCATGTGTGACACATGCTGTCATGCTAGCAAAGCCTTACAGAACGTGGGGCGCATGCTAGCGGTCAACGGCTCTGTCAATGTGCAGTGCGACTACACTGACTTCAGACCCAAAGTAAAGATTGTTTTAGGAGCTCGGTACTCGGAGGTGTCCATCGCTGTTGCCAAACTGCTGAGTGTTTACATGATTCCATTA ATGAGCAGCACATCATCTTCCCCAGTTCTGAGTGATAAGCAGCGCTACCCGGTGTTCCTGCGAACTATTCCCAGTGACAAACATCAGACTAAAGCTCTGGCCAAACTGATGGCTCACTTTTCCTGGAACTGGGTGGGGGTCGTGTACGGGGATGACGACTACGGTAAAGCAGGTTTCCGCAGTTTTGTAAGGGATGCAGAGGCCAACGGCGTGTGCCTGGCTTACCAGGAAGTGTTGCCCTATTACTTTGACCATGAACACAGCATGCTACATGTCAGGCAGGTTGCTGAGAAAATTCGGAATTCCACTGCCCAAGTGGTACTAGTCATGGTCAGGGCAGAGTTGGTGGATCTCCTCTTTAAGGAAATGATTCGGACCAACACATCAAAGACCTGGATTGCCAGTGACAGCTGGTCAATAAATTGGTCCATAGCCCGTATGGATGGAATAAACAGGGTTGGGGACATTTTGggcttcagttttgtttcaggcCACAGTGAATCATTTGATAACTACCTGAAGAACCTTAGAGCCACCCCAGGTGGATACAACCGCTTCATTGAAGAATACAAGAACCTGAGATTCAACTGCACCCCAGAGTGTTTCTCAAGCAAACCTCCATCCTATTGTCCCTCCCCTGATGTCCTGAAAATCAAATCCGACCAGGCATGCAGTTTCAGTGATCCTCAAAAGCAAAATGATGACTATCTAGTAAAGGCTCTGGACACCAGTGAAGCCTTCCTTGAAAGAGTCGCAGTGTGGGCGACTGCTAATGCTCTTAAAAACCTACTCAAATGCAACAGTTCTTCATGCTCTGGAGAAAAGAACTTCCCTCCATGGAAG ctccttgaagaactgaagaaAGTCAAGTTTGAGTATGAGAAGCAAAGTTTCTTCTTTGACGAAAGTGGTGATTTTGTCAACGGGTATGATATGCTAATGTGGACAAAGGATGGAGAGCACAGGAAAATTGAAAAGAAGGGACGATACTATGCTCTTGATGAACAAATTGAACTTGATGTAAAGTTGACCTGGCATTCAACAACCAATTTTACG GTCCCTGAGTCCAGATGCTCAGAGCGCTGTGGCCCTGGCACGAGCAAGAAGATAGTGAACGTGTCCTGCTGTTACAGCTGCATCAACTGCACCGAGGGCTTTTACTCTGATGACTGGG ACCTTCATGACTGTAAAAAGTGTCCTGCTGGAACTGGATCTCTCAAAGGGTCAAAAGGATGCGTACCCCTGCAGGAGTCCTACATGCGCTGGGTTAACGCTCACCCTATTGCCATGATGGCAGCCACAGCGTTGGGCGTGTTGCTCTTGGTCGGTACCTTCATAATATTCTTGGTGTACAGAAAGTCTCCGCCCATGAGAAGAGCTGAGGTCACATTGTCCTGTGTGATGATGGCCGGTCTGTCCGTCAGTTTTTCAAGTGTGGTTTGCTTCATGGGGAAGCCGAACATCCATCTGTGCCGGGCTCGTCAAGTACTCTACGCCATGGGCTTCACCCTGTGTGTTTCCTGCATTCTTGTTAAAGCTTATCGCACTTTTCTGGTTTTCATTCCTTTTGGACCGTTAATAAAAAGAGGACTGTACAAACTGTACAAACCAGCTCCCATTGTTATCATCTTCACCAGTGTCCAAGGACTCATTTGTCTCTTCTGGATGATCTTCGACTCTCCTGACACTGAAACCAGACATCCACCTCAGAGTTTGAAGACAGTGTTCCAGTGCAGTGAAGGCCAAACCTATATAGGTTTTTGGCATTATGTTGGCCTATATAGCTTTGCTGGCATTGAGTGGCTTCCTGTTGGCGTTTAA